In a genomic window of Acidobacteriota bacterium:
- a CDS encoding multiubiquitin domain-containing protein — MPQDEKPHGPQQFQIQIDRVHYTVTKEQMTGSELRSLPTTPVGPDRDLFQVVPGGQDKKIENNEVVDIRNGLRLFTAPSQINPGRHQR; from the coding sequence ATGCCCCAAGACGAGAAACCCCATGGTCCTCAGCAGTTTCAGATCCAGATTGATCGTGTTCATTACACCGTCACCAAAGAGCAAATGACCGGCAGTGAGCTGCGAAGTTTGCCCACAACGCCCGTCGGCCCCGATCGCGACCTGTTCCAGGTCGTCCCCGGGGGCCAGGACAAGAAAATCGAAAACAACGAGGTCGTTGATATTCGCAACGGCCTGCGGCTTTTCACGGCGCCGTCGCAAATCAACCCTGGTCGCCATCAGAGGTGA
- a CDS encoding ribbon-helix-helix protein, CopG family codes for MILDNRGVIPQNGAMKPAKSMTIRLSADQAEALETIATVDDQSIAEVIRAAIADHVEKRRHERTFQDGLKQRIDRAKRMLSR; via the coding sequence ATGATACTTGACAACCGTGGTGTCATCCCCCAAAATGGGGCCATGAAACCTGCCAAGTCGATGACGATCCGTCTTTCAGCGGACCAAGCGGAGGCGCTAGAAACGATCGCGACGGTCGATGATCAGTCCATTGCGGAGGTGATTCGCGCTGCCATCGCCGATCATGTGGAAAAGCGTCGGCACGAACGGACGTTTCAGGACGGTCTAAAGCAGCGAATCGACAGGGCGAAGCGCATGCTCAGTCGCTAG
- a CDS encoding ThiF family adenylyltransferase, protein MAVTLVLPSSMAGELEKAACQPLESGGVLTARILDSPNGDLRLLGREFHSVHDSAYLRRETDGLTVASEGYVHALGRAEEDGAIAIWVHTHPGVDSWPRPSPHDRIVDTQLADLFRLRTNSDYYGALILSPRERGLCFTGQLHGHDGRTPSIDRLWIVGDRLRLYRTFDAEQTGLSPSFDRNVRAFGKAVQETLSDLRIGIVGCGGTGSAVAEQLVRLGVTRFTLIDPDHLSESNVTRVYGSFPRQVGRPKVDVLSAHLRAVAEGAQVEAVNAMLTTRDAAQTLTGLDVVFGCTDDNAGRLVLSRAATYLLMPVIDCGVLLTSTTDGTLSGIDGRVTVLTPGQACLVCRGRVDLSRAAAELLTPAERVRRADEGYAPALGAVEPAVVTFTTAVACAAVAELLERLIGYGPEYRPSEILLRHHDREISTNSAEPRKNHYCDPITRKIGLGRTEPFLEQAWAV, encoded by the coding sequence ATGGCGGTCACTCTTGTTCTTCCCTCGTCTATGGCGGGTGAGCTGGAGAAAGCGGCCTGCCAACCTTTGGAATCAGGCGGAGTGTTAACCGCTAGGATTCTTGATTCACCAAACGGTGATCTGAGATTACTCGGTCGCGAGTTTCACAGCGTTCACGATTCGGCCTATTTGCGGCGCGAAACCGATGGTCTAACGGTCGCCTCCGAAGGGTATGTACACGCGCTCGGACGAGCGGAGGAAGATGGCGCTATAGCGATATGGGTGCACACGCATCCAGGCGTCGATTCATGGCCGAGACCTAGTCCGCACGATCGCATCGTAGACACGCAGCTCGCAGATTTGTTTCGGCTACGGACCAACAGTGACTACTACGGGGCACTGATCCTGTCTCCGCGGGAGCGAGGCTTGTGTTTTACGGGCCAACTGCATGGTCACGATGGCCGCACGCCGTCAATCGATCGACTGTGGATTGTCGGCGATCGCCTGCGCCTATATCGAACCTTCGATGCTGAGCAGACCGGCCTATCGCCATCGTTCGACCGTAATGTTCGGGCCTTTGGCAAGGCCGTGCAAGAGACGCTATCAGACTTGCGCATCGGGATAGTCGGATGCGGGGGCACAGGTTCAGCGGTTGCAGAGCAGCTTGTAAGGCTTGGCGTCACGCGATTCACGCTGATTGATCCTGACCACTTGTCAGAAAGCAACGTAACGAGAGTTTACGGTTCGTTCCCTCGACAGGTTGGCCGACCAAAAGTCGATGTCCTGTCGGCGCATCTCAGGGCTGTGGCGGAAGGCGCGCAAGTGGAGGCAGTGAATGCCATGTTGACGACGCGCGACGCTGCTCAGACATTAACCGGTCTCGATGTTGTGTTCGGCTGCACTGACGACAATGCTGGGCGGCTCGTGCTATCGCGCGCGGCGACTTACTTGCTCATGCCTGTTATCGACTGCGGCGTGTTGCTGACCAGCACTACCGACGGGACACTCTCGGGAATTGACGGCCGCGTGACAGTGTTAACTCCGGGTCAGGCATGCCTCGTATGTCGTGGGCGAGTCGACCTGAGTCGAGCGGCCGCCGAACTTCTGACCCCCGCGGAACGAGTGCGCCGGGCCGACGAAGGGTATGCGCCAGCTCTCGGAGCGGTGGAACCAGCGGTTGTGACGTTCACCACGGCAGTGGCGTGCGCAGCGGTTGCTGAATTACTTGAGCGGCTCATCGGGTACGGGCCAGAGTATCGGCCAAGCGAAATCCTGCTCCGACATCACGACCGGGAAATTTCAACGAATAGCGCCGAGCCGCGCAAGA